Genomic window (Moraxella haemolytica):
AGCTTGTCATGATACCGCCCAAAAAAATTATCCATCTGTAAGCGAGTATCATCATCTAGGGGTGTATCAAATCCCATCGGCGGTGCTGGCAAAAAGTACTGTACAGGTAATTGACTACCATACAGGGTGTGCATGCTGTTCACAGGGTCGCAGACGCTCATGGCGTGCCAAGTATCGCCATGATAGCCAGAGTGTGTGCTACCGAAAGCATTTTTATGTGGTGTGCCACGAGCCATTTGATATTGTAGTGCCATTTTTAGGGCGACTTCTACCGCCACGCTACCACTATCAGCATAAAAAATTTTGGTTAGGTTTTTTGGGGTGATGCCAAGCAGTTTTTGCCCAAGCTCTATGGCGGGCGTATGAGTCAGCCCACCGAACATTACATGGCTCATTTTACCGATTTGCTCTGTTACGGCTTGGTTTAAAATAGGGTGATTGTAGCCGTGAATGCTTGCCCACCATGATGACATGCCGTCAATCAGTGATGTGCCATCAGCCATATACAGACGCACGCCGTTGGCATGGCTAATGAGATGATTGTCATAGCTTGGTGGTAAGCTGGCGTATGGATGCCATAGATGTGTACGGTCAAAGGTGGTTAATTGGTCTAAGATGTCAGGGTTGGTCAAATCATAAAGATTCATTTACATCTGCCCTAAAATATGTGTGGATTTGGGGTATTATAAAGGATTTACTAACTGTGGAACAATCTTTTTGGCAATCGGTCAAACCAAACAGACCGATCAATAAAAAAACCGCTCATCAAGAACGGTTTTATCTATGATTTAAGCATGATGTATCTTAAAGCAGTTTGACTGAAAGTCAAATCATGCTTTTTGTACAGCCAAAGCTTGCAGTGCTTCGGGCGATGACCATAAGCCTTCTAGGTCATAGAATTCACGGGCTTCACGAGTCATGATATGCACGACTACCGCTCCTAAGTCCACAAGCGTCCAATCGCTGTCTTTGTCGCCTTCACGACCTAGTGGCATAAGCCCTGATTCCTTGGCTTTTGCTCCGAGCTTATCCGCCAGTGCTTTAACATGGCGTTTGGAGGTGGCATTGGCGATGATGATGCGTTCAGCTACTTCGGTTAAATGCTCTACTGTCATCACGGTGATTTCGGTAGCTTTTAGGTCGTCTAGTGCTTCGGTAGCAAGGGCGACTTGTTCATCTAAAGTCAGTTTTTGGGTGTTGGTTTGGTTTGTCATTGTAGATACTTTAAAATTTTTACCAGATAAACTGATTATTATAGCACATTTTAATCAGTTTCGCCATAAAGTGCGTTGCGGTAAATATAATCTAGCACACTGGGGGCTAAGCCCTCGCCTGCTTTTGGGTCTTTTTTGGCAATCTGTGTCCGAATTTGGCCAGATGACATGGCATAAATGGGGGTGTGGTCTTGATAAATTTTACCGTTGTTATCCAAAAAATCACCCAGATTATCGGTTAAATTCTCCAAAATCTGTGGGCTAAATTCGCCATGTTGGATAAAATCACCACGCCAAAATGCCCAAATTTTGACAAAATCTAAAATCTCATTGCTATCTTTCCAAGTCGGTAGAGTGTACAGGCTGTCTTGCCCTAGGATAAAAATCAGTTGGTCGTTAGGGTGGGCTTGCCTAAGTAGTCGCACGGTATCAATGGTGTAGATGGGCGGT
Coding sequences:
- the rsfS gene encoding ribosome silencing factor, whose translation is MTNQTNTQKLTLDEQVALATEALDDLKATEITVMTVEHLTEVAERIIIANATSKRHVKALADKLGAKAKESGLMPLGREGDKDSDWTLVDLGAVVVHIMTREAREFYDLEGLWSSPEALQALAVQKA
- the nadD gene encoding nicotinate (nicotinamide) nucleotide adenylyltransferase; protein product: MTIRAFLGGSFDPVHSSHLSMAMSVHHALSQAATDPISVSLMPTKGNPFKGKPTTDEHRLTMLRLATDGTPIGIETCELDRTPPIYTIDTVRLLRQAHPNDQLIFILGQDSLYTLPTWKDSNEILDFVKIWAFWRGDFIQHGEFSPQILENLTDNLGDFLDNNGKIYQDHTPIYAMSSGQIRTQIAKKDPKAGEGLAPSVLDYIYRNALYGETD